The following is a genomic window from Candidatus Moraniibacteriota bacterium.
TCGTCTGCGCCGTCGGAACATGATCCTCATCAATCGGGATTTTCCCAACCGCAAACATCTCCTGGAGACCGATATGTCGAGTCTTTGAAAGCACGATAAGTCCGTATTTTACCAGCACGCGATTCTCTCCAAGAAGCGGCATACAATCCGCTACCGTACCGATCGCCGCGATATCGAGAAGCCATTTGAGTTCATCCGCCTTCTCCGGAAGAAAAGTTTGGTAGAGAGCGCGCGCCACCGTAAAGGTCGTACCCGCACCACAGAGTTCATCGAAAGGATATTTCGATCCTGGCAATTTCGGATTTACAATGGCAAACGCCGCCGGAAGTTCCTCCGGCACATGATGGTGATCGATAACGATAACCTCCATGTCGCGCGTCACCGCTTCACGTATTTCAGCATGATTCATCATGCCGCAATCAACCGTAAATAAAAGTTTTACCCCCGCTTCACCAAAAGCGTTGAGCGCATTGACATGAAGTCCGTGTCCTTCGGTCAATTTGTCGGGAATATACGGAACAACCGCCAGCCCGAGTCGTTCCAATACGCGCCGCAAGATCACTGACGACGTAACGCCATCCGCATCGTAATCTCCAAAAACGCCGACTGTCTCCTTCCGATCAAGCGCCAATCGAATCCGATCGACCAGCTTCTGCATATCGGCAAAAAGGAAGGGATCGTGAAGATCCGCATCATAATTCGGCATCAGAAATTTCTTCCGATCGTCTTCGGTTGCAATGCCGCGGAGTTCAAGCAGCATCTCAACCGGATCATGAGCCGCCAAACTACTGTCCGCTCTGCTCGAAAGCGAACCCCGTATATTCCACGTATGCTTCATATCCCAAAGAAAGAGAGAAGGTTTTCAAAACCGGGCACTCTTGTCCAGCGTGAGTTTCTTCTTAATACTCCGCGCACCGCGACGGGCAAGTGAACCCTCGCGATCTTTTGTCTCGGTAATCTGTCGTTCGATATCATCAACAACCGCATCGGTTGACGCCTCAACGCTCTCGCTCGTTTCTTCCGAACGAAAAAGTTTTTGCTTCGGCACATCAACCATAACTTCGACACGGAATTTCCCTGCTTTGTTCCGGTTGACTTCCACCTCGAGTTTCGAGGTTTCTGGCACAAGTTTTTCAACACGAAGCAAACGCTTCGCCACATATTGCATCGTCTTTCCGCTCAACTCCACGCCCTGAAACAGAAATCGCGTTTTCATAGATTCAAGCCTTACCGAATTATCTTTCCTCCTTGGGAATACAGTATAGCACGGCACCCAAAACACATCGAGGGAACCGGCTCAAAATCCAACCATCTGAACTTCTTCCCGAAGACGAACATTCGCCTCGGTGCGGACCTTCTGTTTGATAATACTGGTCAATATAAGGATACTTTCCGCCGTCGCCGTTCCGGTATTGATGATATAGTTCGGGTGGATATCGCTCACTTTGGCGCCGCCAACCTCCTTGCCACGCAACCCAACATGATCAATCACCCACCCGGCAGGCAATTTATCATCCTTGACCGGCATACCCGTATCGAGTTCAAATTCCCTGCGGAGCGACGCATCGGAAACAACCGGATTCATAAAAAATGAACCGGCGCACAAGAGGCGCTGCGGATGTTTTGTCTCGCGCGTCGCTATGGTTTCGCGCATAGTTTTCTCCAAATCATCGGGAGACTGCCCGGGAGCCAGCGACAAAACAGCTGATAAGACAACAAGCTCCGGATGTTTTTTGAAAATGCTCATGCGATAAGAGAACTCGCATTCCTCCCGCGAGTATTCTCGAACCCGGAACGTCTCGCGATCCAGCGCTCGAACCGATGTCACTGCCGACGCTGTTTCCGCGCCGAAAGCGCCGGCATTGCCGCGCACTGCGCCACCGATAGTCCCCGGTATTCCGGCAAGCCGCTCAATACCGCCATAGCCGTGGTCCTTCGCACATTCCACGGCCGAATGAAGGAGAGTGCCTGCACCGACTCGGAGCCGTCCTTCGCCCATATCAGCAAGATCGCAGAGCTCGATTTTGATCACGAGTCCATCCCACCCGCTATCCGAGAAGAGCACATTGCTTCCGCCTCCCAAGACGAATACCTTCGTACTCCGATCTTTTGCCCACCGAAGCGCTTCGCAGATATCTTCCTCGGTCTTCGCCTCAACAAAATACCGAGCCTTCCCACCGACGCGAAATGTCGTAAGCGGGTGCAAATCCACATATTCTTGCGGAGTCATCATAAGAGTTTGTTATATTTCCAAAGACGAGATCTGAATGCTCTGCCGCCAAAATCCGAGGGTCGAAACAGAATACGGATATAGCGAACGCGCTCCCGGAATATCCTTCACGACAAGACGCCCCGACCGACTCGCCACACATCGCCGGCACCCAGAGTCACCAAGAGATCATTGGCTCTGAGGGTCTCTTTGAGAACACGAATCGCCTCTTCCGAAGTCGGAATATGCACGGCTCGGTCTGGGCGATATCGATTCATCAGAGCAACCAAATCAGCCGAAGAAACACCCCCAATGCTCTCACGAGCGCTCCCATAGATATCAAGCACGATCACGCGATCAGCCGCATCGAAACTCTGTGCAAAATCCTCAAGCAATGCTTTAGTTCGCGAAAACGTATGCGGATGGAAAACAGCAACGATATCTCTCTCCGGAAAAAGTTCGCGGAAAGCCGAAAGTGTTGCACGGATTTCCTCGGGATGATGAGCGTAGTCGTCATAGACAAGCGCGCCTCGATACTCCCCTACCCGCTCAAAGCGTCGAACCGTTCCAAAGAAATGCTCCATGCCTCGGCGAATATCATCGACATCGAATTTGAGCTCCAAGAGAAACGCGATAACCGCCGCCGCATTCTGCGCATTATGTTTTCCAGCCAATCGGAGACGAAACAAGCCGAGATCTCTCTCTCCTTCGAAAAGACGGAATTGCTGATAAAACGGTCCTTCGCGAAGAGGCTCGTAATCAGCAATACGAATGTCATTCTCCGACAGAAACCCGTACGAACGTTTCTGTGCACGCGCAGAAGCTGCCACATCGGCAACCGCCGCGCTATCCCCACAGAAGATCAAGAAACCGTGCGGCGGAATACGGCGAAGGAGCGCGCGAAAAGTCTCGGCATACGACTCCGCATCGGGGAAAAAATCCGGATGATCCCAATCAAGACTCGTAAGAAAAACACTCCAGGGTTTATAGTAACGGAATTTGTTTTGATATTCATCCGCCTCCAACACGAAATATTTCCCCGATCCCAAGAGTGCGTTGCCGCCCCAATTTGAAATGGAACTCCCAACCAAGGCAAGCGGATCGGCATGCAGCGCCTTCAGCGTCTCAGCGAGCAACGCGCTGGTTGTCGTCTTCCCGTGCGTCCCCGAAACCAGCACGGAGAGCCGCTCTCGCGAGATCGCGCCCACGGCTTCCGGATAGCTCATGAGACAGATGTCCGACTTCCGAGCACGATCGAAAGCAGCCGCGAGTTCGCGATTGTTCTCGGGCGTATAGGCGGTTGAGTACACGATGCCATCGGCGTCCTCCGGAATATTGTCCGGAGAAAATCCTTCCGCGTATCGGATACCTCGCCGTCGAAGCACATCATCCGTAAAGAAATGTTCGCTCGTATCGGATCCGCCGACGGAGATATGGCGACCAGAGAGAATCTCCGCAAGCGCCGCCATTCCGGCGCCTTTAATACCTATCATGTGCACCCGTTTCGTCTCGGCAAGAGATTTCATAAAAACTGCGGTTCATCCATTCGAACAAATCCAAATTCCATCGAATACCACGCTCTACCGACGGAAAAAAGAAACGATACGGTCGATTAATGTGACACGACTCTCCCGATCGCGGATAAGTGTTACCAAAGATTCTGCAATTCTTGCCGAAGCATCGGCATGATAGAAACCGCGAATCGAATCAGTCATTCTCTGGCGCAGCACGGCATCATTCAAGAGCTCTTCTATTTTCCCCGCGAGAAGATTCTCGCCAAGGTTGCTTTCTTCCAAAACAAGGGCGCCGCCGGCACGCGCGATTTCATAGGCATTCATACGCTGTTCATCATTCGCGGCCGAAGGAAGCGGGATGAGTATGGAGGGTTTACCAACAGCGGCGATCTCGGAAATCGTATTGGCGCCCGCTCGCGACACAATCAAGCCAGCGAGAGCGAAAGCATCGGACAACTCACCGGTATCAAAGAACGGCGCCATATGGAGTTTCCCGGTCGTATCGCCGAGAGCATGCTCTTCCAAACGAGAATGCGCCTCCTCATAATTCGCTTGTCCGGTCTGGTGGATCACAAAAAAGCGTTCAAGAAGACGCGGAAGAATCCGAACTATAGCTCGATTAATCGCCTGTGACCCAAGACTTCCCCCAAGCACCAATAGAGCCAACTTTTCCGGTGGACATCCGAACCGTCCGCGCGCGCGGTCAACATTCCCGAGGAGTAGCCCTTCGCGTATCGGATTCCCCGTAATAGCCACCCGGGAAGGCTCGAAAAATCTGGTCGCCGACGGATATGCGACAGCGATACGATCAGCGAACTTCCCCATAATTCGATTGGCGACACCCGGTGTCGCATCGGAATCCTGCGTCAGTATCGGGATACGGTACACCCACGCCGCCAAGACAACCGGCACTGCCGCATAGGCGCCCTTGGAGAACACTGCGTCCGGCATATACCGGTACAGATAGTACAGCGACTGAAAAAAACCGGCGATATTCCTAAAGATATCGCTCACATTACGCAGATCGAAATAGCGCCGCCACTTGCCGCTCAAGATGCGGATCGATGCGATTCCCGCCTCGCTGATGATTTTCTTTTCCAATTCTCCGGTCGGTCCGAAATACAAAAGTTCGGTATCATCTCCGAGTTGCGCGCGAAGCTCTTTGGCGACGGGAACCAGCGGGAAAATATGCCCCCCTGTCCCTCCGCCCGCAAGCACAATACGGTATTTTTTCCCCATAGAAATAGACTCTATTGTCCTTTCAGTGTAGAATCTTTCCCGATTCGTATCAAGATGCCCATAGCCGCCATCAGGAATACGATAGATGTGCCGCCATAGCTTACAAACGGAAGCGGAATACCGGTAAGAGGAATGAGTGCCGTCGCCGCCGCAATATTGATAAACGCCTGAAAGATAACCCAGGACACAATACCCGCCGCCGCATACCGCCCAAAGTCATCCGGCGCAAGCCGCGCGATGCGAAGCCCTTGCCACGCAATAAACACGAAGAGCCCAATCAGCAGAACCGATACAAAGAATCCCCACTCTTCCGAGAAAATAGCGAAAATGGAATCCGTCACCGGTTCGGGAAGATAATTGAACTTCTGCCGGCTGAGTCCGAGTCCGAGTCCGAAGAGCCCGCCACTCCCGATCGCGATAAGCGCCTGATTTATCTGATACCCCGCTCCCTTCGGATCGAAGTCCGGATTCATAAATACCATGAAGCGCTGAAGCCGATAGGGAGCCAGCTTAATAAGGAGTGCGAGCATAGCCAGTCCGGAAACGAAGAGTCCGAAGAGATGGGAAATCTTCGCTCCCGCAATAAAATAGACCGATACCGCCATGAGAAAGATGAGTCCGAATGTCCCCGTATCGGGCTGTTTCATAATGAGGAATCCGACCACCCCCAAAACCACGAGAAACGGCACGAGGTCTTCAAGAAAGTCGCCGACCAGCTTTCTCTCTTTTCGCGAGAACCACGCCGCAAGGTAGAGCACAAATGAGAACTTCGCCATCTCAGACGGCTGAAAAGAAAACGGCCCGATCGAAAGCCAGCGGCTCGCTCCATACACACGATCGCCGACACCGGGAATAAGCACGGCAATGAGCGCCAAAACCGTCGCCACAAACAGCGGAAAAGCAAGTCGGCGCCATACATGATAGTCGAGCTGCTGGAAAGCGAAAAGTGCTATCAACCCGATACCGACACCGAGAAGCTGCCGTTTCAGAAAAAAGTAGTCATCACCGAATCGCGTCTCGCCATAAAAAACACCGGCACTCGCAATGGTCACGAGCCCGATGACCACAAGAGCCAAGACCGAGAAAAAGAGGCTTCGACTATGAAATGAAGATGAGGAAGAATGAGCATCGGATCGCACAGCGTTTTGTTGACAATTTGTATATTGATATACCCCTCCAACAGCAGATCCCGAAACCCGTTACCGTCTCTCTGAGGAATGTTCCTGTCGCCACCGATCGATATCGGCATGATTTCCGGAGAGCAAGACCTCCGGAACCTTCCACCCATTGAATACTTCCGGTTTCGTATACTGAGGATGTTCGAGATACCCCGGTTCACGATGTGATTCCGTGTCCGCGCTCGTCTCATTGCCGAGCACTCCCGGCACAAGACGCGCCACCGCATCGATCACCGTGAGCGCCGGCAACTCGCCGCCCGTCAGCACAAAGTCTCCAATCGAAAGTTCTTCGTCCGCTATATGTTCCGCCACGCGCTCATCCACTCCTTCATAGCGCCCGCAAATAAAGATGAGCTGTTCATACGCCGACAGTCTCCGCACATCTTCTTGTCGGAACGCCTTCCCCTTTGCCGACAGCAAGATGACGCGACGCGATGCTGCAGGCTGCATTCTCAATGATTCAACCGCCTTCCAAATAGGCTCCGCCTTCATCACCATGCCTGCTCCTCCGCCATAGGGCGTATCATCGGTTTTGTGATGTTTGTCAGCGGTAAAGTCGCGAATATTGTGCGTCGCAATCGAGATATGCCCCGCCTCCTGCGCGCGCTTCAAAATAGACTCGCCGATATAGGAGTCAAACATGCGAGGAAAGAGTGTGAGAATATCGAAACGCATCATACATTGGTGATAAGCAAGCAAATGAATAATAGCACGCCGAAAATGATGAAAAAAGCCGGCTTACTTTCAAAAGGCAAAGCGATAAAAAAACAAACCGCCTCTTCTCCTCCTTATTATTCGGAGAACAGGCGGTCAAACAAAACAATCGACTCTATTATCTGTCGCGAGAACTCACTTAGTAACACCCGTACGCATTTCTCTGATTGCGACAGCGCCGTGGTGGCGGTCCGGGATCGTCATGATGCCGATGTCTGCCATACCGATAATACGGAGGCGGACCCGGATCATATCCGCGACGAGAGGGCTTGCCCGACATACGTCCAAGAGCAAACCAAACAAAAGCTCCAACAGCAGCACCTACAATAGCAGCGCCCTCATTATTGCTGTCCACTTGCTGACGAGGCACATTCCGAGAGGAACCATAGTTCTGTGGCGGATTGGCACATCCAAAAAGGAGTGACGCAGCCAGCAAGAACACGATGCCATTCCGAGAGCCTTTCATAGCAATCTCCTTCCCCGATCGTATCGGGCGCAGTTTGAAGAGAAAAAATGAACTACAGACAAGCCACTCTTTTGTAGCACAGAAACAGCTATCTGTCCAGAGCATTCATCTCGATCTATCGACAATATCGCTCCGCGCGCTTGAGTTGATCAGGGTCATTGATGCCGAGAGCTTCGTGCGTATCCCGCACAGCAAGAGCCACGACGCGCTCTCCGCTCTCGCGGGCAATACGCACAAGGTCGGTCAGGTAGTATTCTCGAGCGGCATTGTCTCGAGAGAGCGCCCCGATATGCGCGCGGAGCCACTTCGCATCGAAGGCATAGTAGCTCGTATTCACCTCGCGAATATCCCGTTCGCTCTCGGACGCATCCTTCCACTCAACAATGCTTTCCACATCCCCCGCCTCATTTCGAAGAATACGCCCGTAGTGCAAAAAGGTCGCGTTCTCCCCGTCAAAGTCCGGCACTACCGCCGTCACCAGCGCAATACGTGCGGCCGTCTCTTTCTGAAACGCGAGAAGTCTCTCAATCGTCTCCCGACTGATAAGCGGGTGGTCCCCCGGCACCACGACGACTCGCTCTATTTCCTCGTCCGGAAGCATATCCATCGCTGAGCGCACCGCATCCCCCGTCCCGAGCGGCTCCGCCTGCACCGCATACAAGAGCTCCTCGCCCAGCGCGCGCCGCACTTCTTCCCCTTTGTACCCGATCGTCACAACCGGTTTCGGGAAGATCGGCGTGAGCGCATCAAGCAATCGCCGTACGATCGGCACGCCGTTCACCAAGTGCAATACCTTCGGCATCTCCGACCGCATCCGCGTCCCCTTCCCCCCGGCAAGAATAATGAGTTGATCCATATCCCCCATACTACTCTGGTTTCCAAAAACTTTTCAAGCGCCCGCCAAACATCTACCTAAAATAAAAACCCTCGGAAGCATGCGGCGGTTACCGCTTTATTCCGAGGGTGTATTAACTTCAATTTCACAGGCAGATACTACTGCCCGGTATCCTTTTTGTAGCGATCTATCGCCTCTCGCAGATCCCTAGCTGTCGAGACAAGATCAAGGAAATACAGGGTCATAACCTGTCGCATCATGTCCGGATCAGACATGACGGATGACACATCTGCCAAACAAGTGCCTCCCGAGAGTCTCCCTACTTCTTTCAGCACTTCAGAGACGAGATTCTCTGACGGCGACCCCAAGGGGATCTTCTCGAATTCTTGAAGAGCCTTATTTGTCAAATCTTCAAGGCGCTTCTTTTCATCGGATCCCTTGGCAAAGTCGAGATCATGGACATGAACCAAGCATTGCTGCTCAGCAGAGTTGGGAACATCTGTTCTTTCACTGGAAACTACTGATGAAATTCCAATCAAACCCAGCAAAACAAGAGCTGCCGGATTCTGAAACAACACATGAATCAGCGCTGTGCAGCAAGACGTTAACGATGCGGGAGCATACATGGCAATAACACTCCTCTACCAGTTTGGACCGCCAGCTGAAATGCCGATATAGACGGAAACAATGGATTCATTGTCCCCGCCATCGAAGTACATATATCGACCGGCACGAACGCCCACAGACACATCTCCCCATTTCCCATTTCCGAGATCAATCGGTTTTCTCGCTTCAATGCCAAGCCACGGCTCCGCCCGATTATTCCAAGGTTCGTCCGAGTGCTCCGAAGCTTTGATGCCGGCAGCTACGTAGGGCACGAGAAACCATCCATTTCCCAAATTCGAAACGACATACCCTTGCTTGAAATAGCCGTCGAATTTGAATCCAGACTCCTCGCTGGAACTGGAATCGGTATAACTTCCTTCGCCCCAGCCAATCCATGGCGTATCGCCCCGTTCAAGAGCAAATACCGGCGAAATAGAAATCATGCTCAGCAATGCCCCAACAACGATAGAACTTTTCATTAGTTCACCTCATTACGAGAGTTGGAAAGACAGATAAAAGATGTAGCCAGATTATCCACAACCTACTTTTGCCGAATCCTTTCAGCAATTTCCTGAACACCTCCTGAAATAGTGACACATCGAAGCTTTCCCAGATCGCGAAGCCCCGACACCCTCCTCAAGAACAAGTCGAAATCGCCCCTCTTCACCGTAAATCTGTCAACCGGATCAGCGGAGCTCTCTGTCGATATCGCTATCTTATGAAAAACGATAACGACAAGCCCCTGAGTACCCAGCACTTTTTGGAGAATGGACTCCATGGAGTCATACGAAGTTCCGACATGCGAAAGATCGAATACCGGAATCGCTCGAACATCAAGATTCTCAGGAAGAATGACGCTTTCTCCCCATGCCATACGGTTGGTTGAGAAACGCATCATAACGACCGATTGAATATCACGAGTAAATTCTCCGTAGGGAGCGGCAAACGATGTCGCTCGTATGCCGTGGCGTTCCAAATCTCTCGAAGATTGTTCGATTTCATCGACAACCGACGCAATAGGTATCTTTGTCAGGTTCGCATGAGTCGCCGAATGATTGGCTATTTCCCAGCCGCTATCTCGTGCTCTCTCGATATCCTTCCATGTCGCATGAAAATCATACGCGCCGATAAGCCTTGTCGGAACATAGACCGTCCCAACCAACCCTTCGCGATGCATACGGTCTATAGCATACGGGAACGATCGATGAGCATCATCAAAAACAATGGCCACCAGCGGAAAACGATCGCCATTGACAGCCGCCAAAGAAGGCGGAAGTAATGATGAGAACAGTCCGGATATACAGAATATTGCCAAGAACAATCTCCGAACAGCAAAAGACACTTTCTCTGCATATTTCACATTGCATCTCCTCATTTCTGTCACACCATGGCACTTCAATGCCCCTTCTGCCATTTTCCAAGATTTCTTCCGAGAATTATTTCAAGCCATAACGCCCTCCACAGTACACAAGCATTGATGATCAGGATAGGGAAATAACAGAAGAAAGACACGAGAACCGTCCGCAGTCTTCCCATCATGAATCCTTTTACGGAACACACGGAAAAGAGCAGCAAGACCTGCAAAAGCAATGCTATGCTGCCGCCCCGAAACAGACTTCCCGTATAGAGAGACAGTCCGACAACAAACGTTACCCAGCCGAACATGAAATCCAGAATATACCAGTAAGCCAAGAGACCGAGCTTCCAATTCCGAAATCGACCCCGTCGGACCTTCATACACTGGAGATAGCCGCAATACCATCGGTTTAGCTGAGCAACAAGTATCGAGAAGCTCGGAGGATCGACTGGGTAGCACATCGCCTCCCCGACAAAAGCAACTTCTTTTCCTTTATCGAGCAGCTCCCAAGTAAGATCCATGTCTTCGGCTATAGTCCGCTCTCGAAACAATCCCGCGCCGTCGATAGCGCTTTTCCGAAAAAGCGCAAAACACCCGCTGCAAACGAAGACTGCTCCGATGTGATTCTGAGCGCGCTTATAAATCGCTATACCAACGATATATTCGATAAACCTCGCCCGCTCCCAAAAGGATTTGATTCTCTGAGGAACAACATATCCACAAGCTGCTACCACCTTTTCGATATGAAATGCCGGAAGCACTTTCTCCAAAGCATCTCTCTCGAGAATCGTATCTCCATCAACAATACAGACAAATTCCGATTGAATTCTTCTCAAGGCGTAATTCAGAGCCTGGGACTTCGTCCCTGAATTTCTTGGAGTACGAAGTACTGTTACACCAAACCGCTGGGCTATCTCGCCGGTTCCATCCGTTGAACAGTCGTCAACAACGATAATTTCCCGAACGGGGAAAGTTTGTCGCTGAATACTCAACACTGTCATTCCAATAGATTTTGCTTCATTAAAAGCCGGGATGACCACTGTCACCTCCCACGTCTTTCGAGGCGCCACCTTCATATGTTTTGGAGGAAGACCAAACCACCAATGCCAGTCAGTCAAACGATTCCAGGCTTTGTTGTACGCCGTCACCTCCGCACCTTCTCCTACACCATCTTTCACTTTCATTGCATTCTCTCCTTCGCAAGGATTGCATATTTCATACTTACAAATTGTCAATGAGCAGAAAGTTCAGTATGTACAATGATAGCTTTCCTGTCAAGTGGAAATGCGTCTGTGTTTGACAGTAGAGGATATATATGGTTAATTCCATACGTATACATCTTCTAGCTCATTCACAACACGTCAATCGGAGCGATCGATACCATGTACTATTCCAGAAAGTATACGAAGTATGCATTAGGCGCACTTCTTGCAATCTTTGTCTCCATTTCCTCATTCCTAGCGAGAGATGCCTTGTGCGACGAACACTCCCAGCAAAAGCATGAGCCGAAAATTATCGTTGACCTCAATCGATTTGAACTGAAGTATTACGACAATTCCGGAAAACTTCGCCTTCAATCGATAGCAACAGGTGGAGCCCGTTGGTGCAACGACATCAACCGCTCATGCCAGACGCCTTCCGGTACATATCGCATCGTAAGAAAATATGGAGATAATTACCGGTCTAAAAGCTACCCGATTTCTTGTTTTCAGCCTTGCAATAAAAGTGGTAGCTGCGTAAGAAGCCGAATTTGTGGAGCAAAAATGCCCTATTACATGGAGCTATCTGAGAAATATGCATTTGGAATCCACGGAGGATTCGTGCCACGAGAGCCGCTTGCACACGTAACACATGCCTGCATACGCATACCCTGGGGAAAAGCGCGAGAAATTTCTCAGCTCGCCCCCGAAGGTACCCTTGTCATTGTGTTGCCGTACATGCCAAACTTCTAGTGGAAAGATATCCACATAGGCAATAACCGAAAAACGACCCCTTCCAACATTGCTTGGAACTCGGGTCGTTTTTTCTATTTTTTCAACACATCAATCCTAAATCTTCTTATTCCTTGCGGGAATCAGCGCCAGTAGTTTGTTCCTTCACATCGATTGTCCCAGCATTATTATCGTGCACATGTACCATGCAAGCTATTTCCTTGAGATACTGAACCCTGCCAAGCAAACGATTCTTCTGTGCATCCGACCATCCGCGAGGGAAATGCGGATCAAGGAAATACAGTCGATTCTTCCCTTCATAGCTTCCGATAACCAGATTCTTTTTACCCAAAAAATCAAGAAAGGACCTTCCAAAAAGATATCCCCTGCAATCAAGTGTCGGATAAAAACAGAAAAGCCCCGGGACACGTACGTATCACAGGGGCGTG
Proteins encoded in this region:
- the raiA gene encoding ribosome-associated translation inhibitor RaiA — protein: MKTRFLFQGVELSGKTMQYVAKRLLRVEKLVPETSKLEVEVNRNKAGKFRVEVMVDVPKQKLFRSEETSESVEASTDAVVDDIERQITETKDREGSLARRGARSIKKKLTLDKSARF
- the murB gene encoding UDP-N-acetylmuramate dehydrogenase, whose protein sequence is MMTPQEYVDLHPLTTFRVGGKARYFVEAKTEEDICEALRWAKDRSTKVFVLGGGSNVLFSDSGWDGLVIKIELCDLADMGEGRLRVGAGTLLHSAVECAKDHGYGGIERLAGIPGTIGGAVRGNAGAFGAETASAVTSVRALDRETFRVREYSREECEFSYRMSIFKKHPELVVLSAVLSLAPGQSPDDLEKTMRETIATRETKHPQRLLCAGSFFMNPVVSDASLRREFELDTGMPVKDDKLPAGWVIDHVGLRGKEVGGAKVSDIHPNYIINTGTATAESILILTSIIKQKVRTEANVRLREEVQMVGF
- the murC gene encoding UDP-N-acetylmuramate--L-alanine ligase, with the protein product MKSLAETKRVHMIGIKGAGMAALAEILSGRHISVGGSDTSEHFFTDDVLRRRGIRYAEGFSPDNIPEDADGIVYSTAYTPENNRELAAAFDRARKSDICLMSYPEAVGAISRERLSVLVSGTHGKTTTSALLAETLKALHADPLALVGSSISNWGGNALLGSGKYFVLEADEYQNKFRYYKPWSVFLTSLDWDHPDFFPDAESYAETFRALLRRIPPHGFLIFCGDSAAVADVAASARAQKRSYGFLSENDIRIADYEPLREGPFYQQFRLFEGERDLGLFRLRLAGKHNAQNAAAVIAFLLELKFDVDDIRRGMEHFFGTVRRFERVGEYRGALVYDDYAHHPEEIRATLSAFRELFPERDIVAVFHPHTFSRTKALLEDFAQSFDAADRVIVLDIYGSARESIGGVSSADLVALMNRYRPDRAVHIPTSEEAIRVLKETLRANDLLVTLGAGDVWRVGRGVLS
- the murG gene encoding undecaprenyldiphospho-muramoylpentapeptide beta-N-acetylglucosaminyltransferase, whose amino-acid sequence is MGKKYRIVLAGGGTGGHIFPLVPVAKELRAQLGDDTELLYFGPTGELEKKIISEAGIASIRILSGKWRRYFDLRNVSDIFRNIAGFFQSLYYLYRYMPDAVFSKGAYAAVPVVLAAWVYRIPILTQDSDATPGVANRIMGKFADRIAVAYPSATRFFEPSRVAITGNPIREGLLLGNVDRARGRFGCPPEKLALLVLGGSLGSQAINRAIVRILPRLLERFFVIHQTGQANYEEAHSRLEEHALGDTTGKLHMAPFFDTGELSDAFALAGLIVSRAGANTISEIAAVGKPSILIPLPSAANDEQRMNAYEIARAGGALVLEESNLGENLLAGKIEELLNDAVLRQRMTDSIRGFYHADASARIAESLVTLIRDRESRVTLIDRIVSFFRR
- the ftsW gene encoding putative lipid II flippase FtsW, with the translated sequence MRSDAHSSSSSFHSRSLFFSVLALVVIGLVTIASAGVFYGETRFGDDYFFLKRQLLGVGIGLIALFAFQQLDYHVWRRLAFPLFVATVLALIAVLIPGVGDRVYGASRWLSIGPFSFQPSEMAKFSFVLYLAAWFSRKERKLVGDFLEDLVPFLVVLGVVGFLIMKQPDTGTFGLIFLMAVSVYFIAGAKISHLFGLFVSGLAMLALLIKLAPYRLQRFMVFMNPDFDPKGAGYQINQALIAIGSGGLFGLGLGLSRQKFNYLPEPVTDSIFAIFSEEWGFFVSVLLIGLFVFIAWQGLRIARLAPDDFGRYAAAGIVSWVIFQAFINIAAATALIPLTGIPLPFVSYGGTSIVFLMAAMGILIRIGKDSTLKGQ
- the trmD gene encoding tRNA (guanosine(37)-N1)-methyltransferase TrmD, yielding MMRFDILTLFPRMFDSYIGESILKRAQEAGHISIATHNIRDFTADKHHKTDDTPYGGGAGMVMKAEPIWKAVESLRMQPAASRRVILLSAKGKAFRQEDVRRLSAYEQLIFICGRYEGVDERVAEHIADEELSIGDFVLTGGELPALTVIDAVARLVPGVLGNETSADTESHREPGYLEHPQYTKPEVFNGWKVPEVLLSGNHADIDRWRQEHSSERR
- a CDS encoding NTP transferase domain-containing protein; protein product: MGDMDQLIILAGGKGTRMRSEMPKVLHLVNGVPIVRRLLDALTPIFPKPVVTIGYKGEEVRRALGEELLYAVQAEPLGTGDAVRSAMDMLPDEEIERVVVVPGDHPLISRETIERLLAFQKETAARIALVTAVVPDFDGENATFLHYGRILRNEAGDVESIVEWKDASESERDIREVNTSYYAFDAKWLRAHIGALSRDNAAREYYLTDLVRIARESGERVVALAVRDTHEALGINDPDQLKRAERYCR
- a CDS encoding polysaccharide deacetylase family protein — translated: MRRCNVKYAEKVSFAVRRLFLAIFCISGLFSSLLPPSLAAVNGDRFPLVAIVFDDAHRSFPYAIDRMHREGLVGTVYVPTRLIGAYDFHATWKDIERARDSGWEIANHSATHANLTKIPIASVVDEIEQSSRDLERHGIRATSFAAPYGEFTRDIQSVVMMRFSTNRMAWGESVILPENLDVRAIPVFDLSHVGTSYDSMESILQKVLGTQGLVVIVFHKIAISTESSADPVDRFTVKRGDFDLFLRRVSGLRDLGKLRCVTISGGVQEIAERIRQK
- a CDS encoding glycosyltransferase family 2 protein gives rise to the protein MKVKDGVGEGAEVTAYNKAWNRLTDWHWWFGLPPKHMKVAPRKTWEVTVVIPAFNEAKSIGMTVLSIQRQTFPVREIIVVDDCSTDGTGEIAQRFGVTVLRTPRNSGTKSQALNYALRRIQSEFVCIVDGDTILERDALEKVLPAFHIEKVVAACGYVVPQRIKSFWERARFIEYIVGIAIYKRAQNHIGAVFVCSGCFALFRKSAIDGAGLFRERTIAEDMDLTWELLDKGKEVAFVGEAMCYPVDPPSFSILVAQLNRWYCGYLQCMKVRRGRFRNWKLGLLAYWYILDFMFGWVTFVVGLSLYTGSLFRGGSIALLLQVLLLFSVCSVKGFMMGRLRTVLVSFFCYFPILIINACVLWRALWLEIILGRNLGKWQKGH